A window of the Cucurbita pepo subsp. pepo cultivar mu-cu-16 chromosome LG01, ASM280686v2, whole genome shotgun sequence genome harbors these coding sequences:
- the LOC111794413 gene encoding uncharacterized protein LOC111794413, which translates to MAGNVRFESSNSAIQDELGFGGSYSNGQRMSQTSSSLDRSGNYRDGGESRMFGLGSSSSRGIASSTGDLPTLSQFLLLDPIKLGEHKYPRPEELKKVFEMSFGTNVEDSSFGPGRLKLPLAVEELKRFRACVLEATNKARGRARRMDESLHKLNKYCESQVQKKQIRNEILTNERPAGPGLLKKGSQVHRNSPDVVNPRLEDRAKNNVLSKRVRTSVAELRAEGRTNNVMRQPPPLGRDRDLLRDGGEVSDLVEEKIRKLPTGESWDRRMKRKRSVGTVLNRPLDGEGELKRVMLHKLNNEPGGQSSESQSVRSGSSSGISGMSKGDGSSLPTGSSVRIIPKAEPEKKPTLYRDPTGGQAKDRLQVKGNNKLNVREDNHVPGPYLLAKGKGSRAPRSGSTTAGSSSPNISRMSGALDGWEQPPITNKFQSVNGANNRKRPMPSGSSSPPMAQWVVQRPQKMSRTRRSNLLSPVSNHDDVQGSEGSPSDFGGRMASPVTSGSFLARNLSIGSQQVRVKQEVVSSPARLSESEESGAGENHDGQLKEKGSVSGELDERMLVSAAQNNAPNIFHSMKNKVHGKEEIRDSARRQGRSGRGSSFSRVSVSPSREKLETPTLTKPLKGARPGSEKNGSKSGRPPLKKLSDRKAFTRVSQTSAGGSPDCTGESDDDREELLEAANYACNPSYVCCSSSFWWKMEFLFAPVSQEDESFLKQQISLDKNDESFSEILDHENTIPGTFVAEEDSSPQAFDSGRKSQFSHESQNMLKNVDQVDEAEDFVTLSGKLESEKRKIVTPLYQRVLSALIVEDETEEYQESRGTNMFSHYGEDGFPGVMHPSVNVETGNSIGIAFESESDPKTQQIAGRRFTCNGGTTFTRRDSQSFNDDMHHADHGYQPLNNGYFPELHENGLDGSPGMHLKEPNVSVFNCPYGQMSVEDKLMLELQSIGLFPETVPDLADGEEDTMNQEILELEKKLNQQVVKTKVHGNKIIKAIEEGRKTEERSREQFAMDRLVQLACLKQLATRGSSAAKLGISKVSKQVASAFMKRTLARCRRFEDTQKSCFSEPALRDILTRPSNRIDADVMNGSFPGEAYHSGLQNHKSGRGLLHSSDQDFTRTGPIVNRGKKKEVLLDDVGSACMRVVSTVGNNSLAGAKGKRSERERDKDMSARLCVNKAGRSSAGDFRTERKTKTKPKPKAAQLSPAGNRFVGKLTDGTYSDNPATRISNEVANDSTKKEFTVVLPLNNATQDSSKEISECTDFTNLQLHDLESIELGVGNELGGPQDLDSWLNIDEDGLQDHDAVGLEIPMDDLADLNMLL; encoded by the exons ATGGCAGGAAATGTGAGGTTTGAGTCTTCCAACTCGGCTATTCAAGATGAGTTAGGATTTGGGGGGAGTTATAGCAATGGACAGAGGATGAGCCAGACAAGTAGCAGTTTAGATAGGTCTGGAAACTATCGGGATGGTGGAGAGAGCCGGATGTTTGGTCTGGGTTCTAGTTCATCTCGAGGCATTGCTTCCTCCACCGGGGATCTGCCTACATTATCTCAGTTTTTATTGTTGGATCCTATAAAATTGGGAGAGCACAAGTATCCTCGTCCAGAAGAGTTGAAAAAGGTGTTTGAGATGTCATTTGGGACGAACGTAGAAGACAGTTCATTTGGACCTGGTCGTTTGAAGCTTCCTCTGGCTGTGGAGGAGCTAAAGCGGTTCAGAGCTTGTGTCCTGGAAGCAACTAATAAGGCCAG GGGTAGAGCAAGAAGGATGGATGAATCTTTGCACAAATTGAACAAGTATTGTGAGTCCCAGGTTCAGAAGAAGCAAATTCGGAATGAGATCTTAACTAATGAAAGGCCTGCTGGGCCTGGCCTGTTGAAGAAGGGAAGTCAGGTTCACCGAAATTCTCCAGATGTTGTGAATCCGAGACTTGAAGACAGGGCAAAAAACAATGTTCTTAGCAAGCGTGTTCGGACTTCAGTTGCTGAATTAAGG GCTGAAGGCCGGACTAACAATGTTATGAGGCAGCCTCCACCCTTGGGGAGAGATAGAGATTTGCTTAGGGATGGTGGTGAAGTTTCTGATCtagttgaagaaaaaattcGCAAACTTCCAACTGGTGAATCATGGGATagaagaatgaaaaggaaGCGCTCCGTGGGTACTGTGTTAAACAGACCGTTGGATGGTGAAGGAGAGCTAAAACGCGTCATGCTTCATAAGCTTAATAATGAGCCAGGAGGGCAATCATCCGAGTCCCAGAGTGTCAG atcaggttcttctagTGGTATAAGTGGCATGAGCAAGGGCGATGGAAGTTCTTTGCCTACTGGTTCAAGTGTGCGTATTATTCCCAAGGCTGAGCCTGAAAAAAAGCCTACTCTTTATAGAGATCCAACTGGTGGACAAGCAAAGGACCGATTACAAGTTAAAGGAAATAATAA ATTAAATGTTCGTGAAGATAATCATGTACCTGGCCCTTATTTGCTGGCAAAAGGAAAGGGTTCAAGGGCACCCAGGTCTGGCTCTACTACAGCTGGAAGTTCGTCTCCTAATATTTCGCGCATGTCTGGAGCACTTGATGGCTGGGAACAACCTCCAATcacaaataaatttcaatcagTAAATGGGGCTAATAATCGCAAGCGTCCCATGCCCAGTGGATCATCTTCTCCTCCCATGGCTCAATGGGTTGTCCAAAGGCCACAGAAAATGTCCCGTACTAGAAGATCTAATCTATTATCACCTGTTTCAAATCATGATGATGTGCAGGGGTCTGAAGGTTCTCCTTCAGATTTTGGTGGTAGAATGGCTTCACCTGTGACAAGTGGCTCATTTCTTGCAAGGAACTTGTCTATTGGTAGTCAACAGGTCAGAGTGAAACAGGAAGTTGTGTCATCTCCTGCCAGGTTATCTGAGAGTGAAGAATCTGGTGCTGGTGAAAATCATGACGGTCAGTTGAAAGAGAAAGGATCAGTGAGTGGGGAACTAGATGAAAGAATGTTGGTTTCTGCTGCTCAGAATAATGCTCCTAACATATTTCATTCAATGAAGAACAAGGTACATGGCAAAGAAGAAATTCGGGACAGTGCTAGAAGACAAGGAAGAAGCGGTAGAGGTTCATCATTTTCAAGGGTTTCAGTTTCACCATCGAGGGAGAAACTGGAGACTCCAACTTTGACTAAGCCACTTAAAGGTGCAAGGCCTGGTTCTGAGAAAAACGGAAG CAAGTCAGGGCGTCCCCCACTTAAAAAGTTATCTGATCGTAAGGCCTTCACTCGAGTTTCACAAACATCAGCTGGTGGTTCCCCCGATTGTACAG GTGAATCAGACGATGACCGTGAAGAACTCTTAGAAGCTGCAAATTATGCTTGTAATCCGAGCT ATGTTTGCTGTTCTAGTTCATTCTGGTGGAAAATGGAATTTCTATTTGCTCCCGTCAGCCAAGAGGATGAATCCTTTTTGAAGCAGCAG ATATCTCTAGACAAGAATGATGAGAGCTTTTCTGAAATATTGGACCATGAGAACACAATTCCG GGTACTTTTGTGGCAGAGGAGGATTCATCACCTCAAGCATTTGATTCTGGACGAAAAAGCCAGTTTTCACATGAATCACAAAATATGCTTAAAAATGTTGATCAGGTTGATGAAGCTGAGGACTTCGTTACTTTAAGTGGAAAATTAGAATCAGAAAAGAGGAAAATCGTTACTCCACTGTACCAAAGAGTGTTATCAGCTTTAATAGTTGAAGATGAAACGGAGGAGTACCAAGAAAGTAGAGGGACAAATATGTTTTCACATTACGGGGAAGATGGCTTTCCTGGGGTTATGCATCCTTCCGTCAATGTTGAGACTGGAAACTCGATTGGAATTGCATTTGAATCTGAGTCGGATCCTAAAACTCAGCAAATTGCTGGTCGTAGATTTACTTGCAATGGGGGCACTACCTTCACAAGGCGTGACAGCCAGTCCTTCAATGATGACATGCATCATGCTGATCATGGATATCAACCATTAAACAACGGATACTTCCCTGAGCTTCATGAAAATGGTCTTGATGGATCACCAGGCATGCATTTGAAAGAGCCTAATGTTTCTGTCTTTAATTGCCCGTATGGGCAGATGTCTGTGGAGGATAAACTCATGCTGGAGCTCCAGAGTATTGGACTATTCCCAGAGACTGTG CCTGACCTAGCAGATGGGGAAGAGGATACTATGAATCAAGAAATTCTTGAATTAGAGAAGAAACTTAACCAACAG GTTGTTAAGACAAAAGTTCATGgaaacaaaataatcaaaGCAATTGAGGAGGGCAGGAAAACAGAAGAACG GTCTCGCGAACAGTTTGCAATGGATCGGCTTGTTCAGTTGGCTTGTCTAAAGCAGTTG GCCACTCGAGGCAGTAGTGCTGCAAAGTTGGGAATCTCCAAGGTATCAAAACAAGTTGCTTCAGCTTTCATGAAAAGAACTCTTGCTAGGTGTAGAAGATTTGAAGATACACAAAAGAGTTGCTTCAGTGAGCCTGCACTTCGAGACATTTTAACTCGACCTTCTAACCGAATTGATGCAGATGTTATGAATG GTTCCTTCCCTGGTGAAGCTTATCACAGTGGTCTACAGAATCATAAAAGTGGAAGGGGATTACTTCATTCTTCCGACCAGGATTTCACCCGAACTGGGCCTATAGTGAatagagggaaaaagaaagaagtgcTCCTTGATGATGTAGGAAGTGCTTGCATGAGGGTTGTATCAACCGTGGGTAACAATTCATTAGCTGGAGCTAAGGGGAAGAGAAGCGAGAGAGAAAGGGACAAAGATATGTCAGCTAGATTATGTGTTAACAAAGCTGGGCGTTCATCTGCTGGGGATTTTAGGACTGAGcgtaaaacaaaaacaaagcccAAGCCGAAGGCGGCTCAGCTATCTCCTGCTGGAAATAGATTTGTAGGCAAGTTGACGGACGGAACCTACTCTGACAACCCTGCAACTAGGATTTCCAATGAAGTTGCAAATGATAGCACAAAGAAGGAATTTACTGTGGTATTGCCCCTTAATAATGCTACTCAGGattcatcaaaggaaattagTGAATGTACAGATTTCACAAATCTTCAGCTACATGATTTAGAATCAATAGAATTAGGTGTGGGCAATGAACTTGGTGGGCCTCAGGATCTCGATTCTTGGTTGAACATTGACGAGGATGGATTACAAGATCATGATGCAGTGGGCCTTGAAATACCCATGGACGACCTCGCTGACTTGAATATGCTTTTATAG